A single window of Pungitius pungitius chromosome 20, fPunPun2.1, whole genome shotgun sequence DNA harbors:
- the col10a1b gene encoding collagen alpha-1(X) chain, producing the protein MDLRVTSVLLVLLALAEATREKYYHVPKMTKSAQPVKGQAVVGHPGPPGPPGEPGPMGPYGPPGKSGVGHTGQQGPPGPPGPPGYSQPGKPGSPGGYGKSGSPGIPGQKGEPGATGPMGARGAPGPHGTPGPAGLSSSGKPGPAGYPGAVGQRGEPGLKGHPGVPGLPGSKGDRGIGVSGAQGAPGGVGPMGPPGMPGKSGAGIPGATGYPGEPGKGGVPGRDGSPGAMGLPGPKGHTGAPGIGASGKPGQNGSPGMPGPMGSKGPQGPAGQPGSPGMPGVGQTGATGLPGSRGSPGTPGTTGQKGEPGPTGYTGQTGALGPIGPAGPQGARGFPGEGGPQGSKGDTGMVGAPGPRGTKGDQGAQGFTGKPGSTGEVGPQGLPGHTGPQGQKGVQGHNGPPGIPGANGAPGLKGHPGPSGGQGKSGENGRPGSMGPVGPPGPSGPTGAKGHPGFPGPPGPAGITAKGISGPRGPPGTPGPRGQDGYPGPAGPPGAPGPPGEMVYHNEKSMPMKSHDIGMSHEMVKAPMSAFSAVLTIAYPQAATPIPFNQVVYNGENHYDAHSGVFTCQVPGLYYFSYHMHVNGANALVALYKNEEPVMFTYDEYNKGFLDQMSGSTVLMLNAGDRVYIQVPDEDSNGIFAAENVHCAFSGFLIAST; encoded by the exons ATGGACCTACGGGTGACAAGtgttctcctcgtcctcctagCTTTGGCTGAAGCGACCCGTGAGAAGTACTACCATGTGCCAAAAATGACCAAGTCTGCCCAACCGGTGAAGGGCCAAG CCGTTGTAGGCcacccaggtcctccaggtcctccaggtgAGCCAGGACCAATGGGGCCATACGGACCTCCTGGAAAGAGTGGTGTAGGACATACTGGACAACAAGGCCCTCCAGgtcctcctggaccccctggcTACTCTCAACCTGGTAAACCTGGTTCACCAGGTGGCTATGGAAAATCAGGCAGCCCTGGCATCCCTGGTCAGAAAGGGGAACCTGGCGCAACTGGACCAATGGGTGCCAGAGGTGCACCTGGTCCACATGGAACACCTGGACCTGCTGGACTTTCTTCAAGTGGAAAACCTGGACCAGCTGGCTACCCTGGGGCAGTGGGACAAAGAGGTGAGCCTGGTTTGAAGGGACATCCTGGTGTTCCCGGTCTTCCTGGATCCAAAGGAGACAGAGGCATTGGAGTTTCTGGGGCTCAAGGAGCGCCAGGTGGAGTTGGACCAATGGGCCCACCTGGAATGCCTGGCAAATCTGGAGCTGGTATACCTGGTGCAACTGGCTATCCTGGAGAACCTGGCAAGGGTGGTGTGCCAGGAAGAGATGGCTCTCCTGGGGCAATGGGTTTGCCAGGACCAAAGGGTCACACAGGCGCTCCAGGTATTGGAGCATCAGGGAAACCTGGCCAGAATGGTAGCCCAGGTATGCCTGGACCTATGGGTTCTAAAGGTCCACAAGGTCCAGCTGGTCAACCAGGCTCACCTGGCATGCCAGGTGTTGGCCAGACAGGTGCAACTGGACTACCAGGTAGCAGAGGTTCCCCCGGTACTCCAGGAACAACTGGTCAGAAAGGAGAGCCAGGCCCGACTGGCTATACTGGTCAGACAGGTGCTCTAGGTCCTATAGGCCCAGCTGGTCCACAGGGTGCGAGGGGATTCCCGGGTGAGGGAGGCCCCCAAGGATCCAAAGGCGACACTGGTATGGTAGGTGCACCAGGCCCGAGAGGAACCAAGGGTGACCAGGGTGCCCAAGGTTTCACTGGAAAGCCAGGTTCTACAGGGGAAGTAGGTCCGCAAGGACTCCCAGGGCATACTGGTCCTCAAGGCCAAAAGGGTGTACAAGGCCATAATGGTCCCCCAGGGATTCCAGGTGCAAATGGTGCTCCTGGACTAAAAGGACACCCAGGCCCCTcaggaggacaaggaaaaaGTGGTGAGAACGGAAGACCAGGATCTATGGGACCAGTCGGGCCCCCTGGTCCATCAGGTCCCACTGGGGCTAAGGGCCATCCGGGTTTCCCAGGCCCACCTGGCCCTGCTGGCATAACAGCTAAGGGAATTTCTGGTCCTCGGGGTCCCCCTGGAACTCCCGGTCCCAGAGGTCAAGATGGTTACCCAGGCCCTGCAGGTCCTCCTGGTGCTCCTGGCCCACCAGGCGAGATGGTCTACCACAATGAGAAGAGCATGCCAATGAAGTCCCACGACATTGGGATGTCTCATGAAATGGTGAAAGCCCCCATGTCCGCCTTCAGTGCTGTGCTGACCATAGCCTACCCCCAAGCTGCAACCCCTATTCCGTTCAACCAGGTTGTGTACAATGGGGAGAACCACTACGATGCCCACAGTGGTGTGTTCACCTGCCAGGTCCCAGGCCTCTACTATTTCAGCTACCATATGCACGTCAATGGTGCCAATGCACTAGTCGCCCTCTACAAAAACGAGGAGCCAGTTATGTTCACCTATGATGAGTACAACAAAGGCTTCCTGGATCAGATGTCAGGCAGTACTGTTCTTATGTTGAATGCTGGTGACAGAGTCTATATCCAGGTCCCCGATGAGGACAGTAATGGTATATTTGCAGCAGAGAATGTTCATTGCGCATTCTCTGGGTTCTTGATTGCCTCAACGTGA
- the LOC119194980 gene encoding poly(A) polymerase type 3-like yields MSPPCKSQAAFPPDPPWWYGISAPISEDQPGEDQLILTEQLVETLVTCDAFVDDSKVQRRENVVKKLESLFKEWLKEICKELNVPDLLTEKVGGKIFTIGSYYLGVDSKNDDIDALCVGPRFIERNHFFTSFFEKLKVQKEVEDIRTIQGTLVPVITMSYKEIKIDLLFASVYRNNIPGNMDLLSNTFLKTSSIQCIRSLNGYRVTREILRSVPNVQSFKLVLRAIRLWAKRRDIYSSMLGFLGGVSWAILVARICQLYPNATASTLVNKFFKVYSMWKWPVPIELKRPVDYNLNLPVWDSRVNPSNRCDVMPIITPTYPQQNTAFNVSASTLAVWREEIEWGLAVTEDIKKKKADWLELFQKPDFLKKYQYVLSCLKIHRYTHLYN; encoded by the exons ATGTCTCC TCCATGTAAGAGCCAAGCTGCCTTCCCCCCGGACCCCCCATGGTGGTACGGGATCAGCGCTCCCATCAGCGAGGACCAGCCTGGAGAGGACCAGCTGATCCTCACCGAACAGCTGGTCGAGACTCTGGTCACGTGTGATGCGTTTGTGGACGACTCGAAGGTGCAACGCAG AGAGAATGTTGTGAAAAAGCTGGAGTCACTATTTAAGGAGTGGCTTAAAGAAATCTGCAAAGAGCTG AACGTACCTGATCTTCTGACAGAAAAGGTTGGAGGCAAAATCTTCACAATAGGGTCCTATTATCTGGGGGTTGACTCTAAAA ATGATGATATTGACGCCCTCTGCGTCGGACCCAGATTCATTGAGAGAAATCACTTCTTCACCTCTTTCTTTGAGAAGCTGAAGGTTCAGAAGGAAGTGGAAGACATTCGG ACCATTCAAGGCACCTTGGTCCCAGTCATCACTATGTCTTATAAGGAGATTAAG ATTGACTTACTCTTTGCCAGTGTGTATCGCAACAACATCCCCGGAAACATGGATCTTCTAAGCAACACCTTTCTGAAGACCTCAAGCATACAATGCATCAGGAGTCTCAATG GCTACAGAGTCACACGGGAGATCCTGAGGTCTGTGCCAAATGTCCAGAGCTTTAAACTGGTTTTGAGAGCCATCAGGCTGTGGGCCAAAC GGCGTGACATTTACTCCAGCATGCTGGGCTTCTTGGGAGGGGTGTCATGGGCCATACTGGTGGCCAGGATCTGTCAGCTCTACCCAAACGCCACAGCGTCCACCCTGGTCAACAAgtttttcaaagtttacagcATGTG GAAGTGGCCGGTCCCGATTGAGTTGAAGCGTCCGGTGGATTACAACTTGAACCTTCCGGTTTGGGATTCCAGG GTGAATCCAAGTAACCGCTGCGACGTGATGCCCATCATCACCCCGACGTACCCGCAGCAGAACACGGCATTCAACGTGTCTGCCTCCACCTTGGCCGTGTGGCGGGAGGAGATCGAATGGG GCCTGGCCGTCACTGAGgacataaaaaagaagaaagctgACTGGTTGGAACTCTTTCAAAAGCCAGACTTTTTAAAGAAGTACCAGTATGTATTAAGCTGCCTAAAAattcacagatacacacacctTTATAACTAA
- the mpv17 gene encoding protein Mpv17 isoform X2, translating into MAGLWRSYQVWMTKYPWTVQLVTAGSLVGVGDVISQQLIERRGLANHNVRRTANMMGIGFFFVGPVIGSWYKVLDRLVVGGTKSAAMKKMLVDQLCFAPGFLGAFLCISGALNGLTLEENVTKLKRDYTDALIANYYLWPPVQIANFYFVPLHYRLAVVQIVAVTWNSYLTWKANKM; encoded by the exons ATGGCAGGCCTGTGGAGATCCTATCAAGTATGGATGACCAAATACCCCTGGACAGTACAGTTAGTGACCGCTG GGTCTCTGGTGGGTGTCGGTGATGTCATCTCCCAGCAGCTGATTGAGCGAAGAGGATTGGCCAATCACAACGTGCGGCGCACGGCCAACATGATGGGCATCGGTTTCTTCTTTGTG GGTCCAGTAATCGGCAGTTGGTACAAAGTTTTGGACCGGCTGGTGGTTGGAGGAACAAAAAGTGCTGCCATGAAGAAAATGCTTGTGGACCAG CTGTGCTTCGCTCCGGGTTTCCTGGGAGCTTTTCTCTGCATCTCCGGCGCTCTGAACGGCCTGACGCTGGAGGAGAACGTCACCAAGCTCAAGAGG GACTACACAGATGCTCTGATCGCTAATTACTAC CTTTGGCCTCCAGTCCAGATCGCCAATTTCTACTTCGTTCCACTCCACTACAG GCTGGCTGTGGTCCAGATTGTTGCTGTTACTTGGAACTCCTACCTGACATGGAAGGCCAACAAGATGTGA
- the mpv17 gene encoding protein Mpv17 isoform X1, whose product MAGLWRSYQVWMTKYPWTVQLVTAGSLVGVGDVISQQLIERRGLANHNVRRTANMMGIGFFFVGPVIGSWYKVLDRLVVGGTKSAAMKKMLVDQLCFAPGFLGAFLCISGALNGLTLEENVTKLKRDYTDALIANYYLWPPVQIANFYFVPLHYRLAVVQIVAVTWNSYLTWKANKIVYFYFRNCYSMLPNNIPLGKERKLFLGFCSECTER is encoded by the exons ATGGCAGGCCTGTGGAGATCCTATCAAGTATGGATGACCAAATACCCCTGGACAGTACAGTTAGTGACCGCTG GGTCTCTGGTGGGTGTCGGTGATGTCATCTCCCAGCAGCTGATTGAGCGAAGAGGATTGGCCAATCACAACGTGCGGCGCACGGCCAACATGATGGGCATCGGTTTCTTCTTTGTG GGTCCAGTAATCGGCAGTTGGTACAAAGTTTTGGACCGGCTGGTGGTTGGAGGAACAAAAAGTGCTGCCATGAAGAAAATGCTTGTGGACCAG CTGTGCTTCGCTCCGGGTTTCCTGGGAGCTTTTCTCTGCATCTCCGGCGCTCTGAACGGCCTGACGCTGGAGGAGAACGTCACCAAGCTCAAGAGG GACTACACAGATGCTCTGATCGCTAATTACTAC CTTTGGCCTCCAGTCCAGATCGCCAATTTCTACTTCGTTCCACTCCACTACAG GCTGGCTGTGGTCCAGATTGTTGCTGTTACTTGGAACTCCTACCTGACATGGAAGGCCAACAAGAT TGTGTACTTCTACTTCAGGAACTGTTATTCCATGCTTCCCAATAACATTCCTctgggaaaggaaaggaagctgTTCTTAGGTTTCTGTTCAGAATGTACAGAAAGGTGA
- the uts1 gene encoding urotensin 1, giving the protein MKPVPLLLLLSSVLLASHLRPAAGRPRAVPGWLDGSGRLRAQQLDQALLGAAEGGDGAASELLGDGMVRFLRQRSPSPARLLPREEDEMARTAVQLLKRSEEAPLSIDLTFHLLRNMIQMAKMESQREQALINRKVLDEVGK; this is encoded by the coding sequence ATGAAGCCGGTCCCACTGCTCCTACTCCTCTCCTCGGTCCTCCTCGCTTCGCACCTCCGCCCCGCCGCCGGCAGACCGCGCGCCGTGCCCGGCTGGCTGGATGGCAGCGGCCGCCTCCGGGCGCAGCAGCTGGACCAAGCGCTCCTCGGAGCGGCCGAAGGCGGCGACGGCGCAGCCTCCGAGCTGCTGGGCGACGGCATGGTGCGCTTTCTGCGCCAGAGATCCCCAAGCCCTGCGCGCCTGCTGCCCCGGGAAGAGGACGAGATGGCGAGGACGGCGGTGCAGCTGTTGAAAAGGAGCGAAGAAGCCCCGCTGTCCATCGACCTCACGTTCCACCTGCTGAGGAATATGATCCAGATGGCCAAGATGGAGAGCCAGCGGGAGCAGGCTCTGATCAACCGCAAAGTCCTCGACGAGGTCGGGAAGTAA